In Mesoplodon densirostris isolate mMesDen1 chromosome 2, mMesDen1 primary haplotype, whole genome shotgun sequence, the DNA window AGCTGGAAAGGTAAGAGGCAAGAACCAGGCACTATGCAAGACAGGGTGCCTCAGCTGTCTATACAGAAGAGAATGAAGAGCCAAGCGAGAAGCAAGTGCAAAGAAGGGCCTCTACTAGGCAGACAGGTAGAGTTAACATAGCACTCTTCCCCACATACCTATCATGGGGGTGTTGCTTTGGGGTCTTTCACTCATGCGGTAAGGAGCTTTGAAGCACAAGCCCCTTTAAGTCTTTATTACCCTGTGCTGCAGTGTCTACCTCTCCCTTGACCAAATGAAGAGCCTCCTTTTGGCTTCTACTGCCCTTGATGACACTCACTTTTGGGGTGACAGGAGGAATTTTATCTTCTGCTTCTTTGGCATGCCGGGAACTGGGGCCCCTTCCTCCTCTGGAAACAGCACCATCcacctgaccttgggcaagcatCTCCTTCTCAGCCTCTCCCATTGGCCCTGGCCTCTCTGACCTTCCAGCCGAGTTGCCTTCCCCTCCAGAGGCCCACGTCTCCAGTGGTAACCTTGAGAACTGGGCAGAGTCCACGGCAGCTGCTGACTTGTCAGGGGTAGAATTCCTTTCCCTACTTCCACCTGATTTTTTTCGAGGGCGCCCCCGTTTTCTTTTGGCATCACTTCCTGTATCCTCTATATCCTGCTTTCTTGCTTTAGCTGGTGGGTCCTGCCCACTGGCCTCACTCACAGGTACTTCAGCTGTCCTCTTCACACCCTTATCATGGGGTCCCGGGTCACCACCTATGCCCACTTCCCTGTTCTCTGTGCCCCTCGGCTGAGTGAGCCCCCCAGGTGGAGCttgcccaggcccaggcccaggcccaggcccaggcccaggtccAGGTCCAGGCAAAGCAGGAACAGTTGGTAAGATCATGTTAATGATGGGCACAGCTGCTTGGGGTCCCCCAGCTCTAGGGGGCAGAGGCAGTGTAGCCATTTTCAGAGTGCTTGAAGAAAGCTTGGGGGCCAGGACGGGTGGAGAGACTCGGATTGGTGGAATAAGTGAGCGAGGGGCCCGAGGGAGAAGCAGAGGCAGCCGGGCCACTAGGGCATTAACCTGTGGGTTATTGGCTGCTGGCGCTGGGCTCTCCACTACACCCTTCTTTCGCTCTCCGCGTGCTGGGGGGCCAGCCCCAGCCCGGGGGTCCAGCTCCTTAGGAGGctaaaaagtaaagagaagaaCACAAAAagtgggaagactggacagcggAGGAAATACAGACACAGGAGGTGAAAAAGTACTGGACCCACTGGGGGAAGGATGTACTAAACCCCCAACCCAGGGGAGCAAGGTCAAGGGCATCAACTTCCTTACCTGGGCCTGTCTCTCTTGTCTCTTATGGGCTCCGCCCTCCAGATTCTCTACACCATTCTTGGATTTAGATGACCGTTCCCGAGGGGCATGTTCATCCTCTTCTGCAGAGGTTCCAAAAAAGGTAACAAGGTGAGGAGGAAACAGAGTGGAGGAGGGAGGCGATTCTGACTGACTGACTGGTAGAGGCAGGGGAAAGAAGGTGGTCTAAGGTATGTCCTAGAAGGCTCTCTAGGAATAGAAGGTGTCTCTATCCTAGGATGTGGGAGGGCCTTTGAGGTTGAAAGTGGCTGAGGGTTTCTCAGAACATAAGAGGGGGTCCACTCACCAGCAAGCCCCATAGCCTTGAGCACATTGGCGTGTGCAGATCGGGCAGAGATGAGATGCTGCTGTAGCAGGAAGCGGGCGACCTCAACGATGGAACTGAAGGACCGTTTCAGGATTCGCTCTGCCCAGTCACAGGTCAGGGCACAGGCTGCTTCAACCAGTTCATCCCGAGGTGCTGGGGTTACTTCTGGGCCCATTTCTGGCTGCAGGGGGGAAGGACACGCCCAATCACACTCTGAACAAAGGACCCTCCACCCCTCTCAGAGACAGTGTTGACCATAAGTAAGACCAGACTAGAGATGGGAGTAGCCTCTATCAACCCATCCCAGAAACCCACAaattctctccctcctctgcctcAGCCGTAGGGTAGGCAGAAGGGCATGTCCTATATACCCAGAAACTGTGTGCAGAATGACCTAGGCTGTGTCAGGCTTCAAAACGTCTCCCAAAGTCCTCTGACTTCTACCTTGGAGAGAAGAGTGCAGTCGGAGGGTTGTTACTTACACTCTCAGAGCCCTTTAGGTCAAGTCCGGGCAAGGGCGGCATAGATACCAAGGTCTTCCTTCGTATGCCACTGTAGCAATATCTGACGTTTAAGTTAAGGGGCAACCAACACATGGGGGTCTCCAAGCCCCTTAGGAAGGTTGGGCTGTTTCCAGTCCTGTCCCTTCACATACTAAGTTTTCCTCCCCAGGTCCTCTAGCACAACCTCCCCAGTCAAGGATACTTGGACTGGCCCCGGCCACCAAGCCTTCGGGCTTTGATGTCAGGGAAGATCTCTCTGATGATTTTGCCAAAGTTGGCTGTGCTGAGTGGGCGGCAACAGGCGAGACTCTCACAGTACTTCCTGAGTGCGTGGGGGACAGAGTGGGAAGATACTCAGAGAAGGAGGTTTGGGAGTGGGTTCAGAGGGTCCCTGAGGATGAAGGTTGGGAAACCCTTTAAGAAGTCAGGCTCTGTCAAGGCAGGGAGCTCTCCAGGGATGAGGGGGTAGTCCTGTGCccaccatcccacccacccctcatCCACCCACCGATAGGCATCATAAACACTTTGTTTTGGCAGGCAGGTGTCAGTATGCTCTTCTAGGTGGTTGCGGATCCACCTATAAGCATACATGTACTCCTCGTTGCTGAGTGTACTTGGCTCTGAGctgcaagagaaataaaagagacaAGTATTACTAACATCCCAACAGCTGCCCTGGTTGTAACCAGATTATCACCCCAGTAGTGCTGGCCTGAATCAGTTCATCCAGAATCCACCTTTCCCTGGTAAACCAAGGCAGGTCAGGGACTTTTCTTCCCCACTAAGGATACTGTTATGAGGATTCCTATTCACCCTGCCCCCTTTTAGGGAGCCTTTCTTTAACAATCAgaacctctgggcttccctggtggcgcagtggttgagagtccgcctgccaatgcaggggacacgggttcgtggccctgtccgggaagatcccacatgctgcggagcggctgggcctgtgagccatggcctctgagcctgcgcgtccggagcctgtgctccgcaacgggagaggccacaacagtgagaggcccacgtaccgcaaaaaaaaaaaaaaaatcagaatctctgataTCTAAAATTCTAGCACCAAACCTACCTTTTGTCTCCAGTACTGGGCCCTGAGGGGAGCTGAAGGTAGAGATACAGCTTGTCGTTGTCTGAGAATTTCTGTACATCTTGCTGAGGTAGGGAGGAACAGAGGCAGGAGAAATAATAAGGCCAAGAAGGACCCAAGGTAGGACCCTCTGATCCTCACTAAAAAGTCCAGCTGACTTAGTGACTGGCAGGCTGACAAAGGACCTTAGAAATGATTTGAGGCTGTGCGTTCACTGTGCCCTGAGGAGCCCTTAGGGGCTACCAAGGAGAGAAGGGGAGCGGAGGGGATCACCTCTGATTTTATTTCTACTGGGCTTCTACACAAGAGGTCACAGAGGTAAAG includes these proteins:
- the RFX5 gene encoding DNA-binding protein RFX5 isoform X1 → MAEDEPDAKSPKTGGRAPSGSAEAGEPTTLLQRLRGTISKAVQNKVEGILQDVQKFSDNDKLYLYLQLPSGPSTGDKSSEPSTLSNEEYMYAYRWIRNHLEEHTDTCLPKQSVYDAYRKYCESLACCRPLSTANFGKIIREIFPDIKARRLGGRGQSKYCYSGIRRKTLVSMPPLPGLDLKGSESPEMGPEVTPAPRDELVEAACALTCDWAERILKRSFSSIVEVARFLLQQHLISARSAHANVLKAMGLAEEDEHAPRERSSKSKNGVENLEGGAHKRQERQAQPPKELDPRAGAGPPARGERKKGVVESPAPAANNPQVNALVARLPLLLPRAPRSLIPPIRVSPPVLAPKLSSSTLKMATLPLPPRAGGPQAAVPIINMILPTVPALPGPGPGPGPGPGPGPGQAPPGGLTQPRGTENREVGIGGDPGPHDKGVKRTAEVPVSEASGQDPPAKARKQDIEDTGSDAKRKRGRPRKKSGGSRERNSTPDKSAAAVDSAQFSRLPLETWASGGEGNSAGRSERPGPMGEAEKEMLAQGQVDGAVSRGGRGPSSRHAKEAEDKIPPVTPKVSVIKGSRSQKEALHLVKGEVDTAAQGNKDLKGLVLQSSLPHE
- the RFX5 gene encoding DNA-binding protein RFX5 isoform X2, giving the protein MAEDEPDAKSPKTGGRAPSGSAEAGEPTTLLQRLRGTISKAVQNKVEGILQDVQKFSDNDKLYLYLQLPSGPSTGDKSSEPSTLSNEEYMYAYRWIRNHLEEHTDTCLPKQSVYDAYRKYCESLACCRPLSTANFGKIIREIFPDIKARRLGGRGQSKYCYSGIRRKTLVSMPPLPGLDLKGSESPEMGPEVTPAPRDELVEAACALTCDWAERILKRSFSSIVEVARFLLQQHLISARSAHANVLKAMGLAEEDEHAPRERSSKSKNGVENLEGGAHKRQERQAQPPKELDPRAGAGPPARGERKKGVVESPAPAANNPQGTRVRALVREDPTCCGTTKPASHNY